In the Gorilla gorilla gorilla isolate KB3781 chromosome 1, NHGRI_mGorGor1-v2.1_pri, whole genome shotgun sequence genome, CTGTCATGAAAACAACAGTTCATGGGAACAACATTATAGTATCCTCTCTTAAGAACACTaaacttggccgggcacggtggctcacgtctataatcccagcactttgggaggccgaggcaggtggatcacgaggtcaggagatcgagaccatcttggctaacacggtgaaaccccgtctctactaaaaatacaaaaaaattagctgggcgcggtggcgggtgcctgtaatcccagctactcaggaggctgaggcaggagaatggcatgaacccaggaggcagagcttgcagtgagccgagatagagccactgcagtctggcctgggcgaaagagtgaaactccgtctcaaaaaaaaaagaacactaaacttggccaggtgtcatggctcacgcctggaatcccagcactctgggaggccgaggcgggtggatcacaaggtcaggagttcgagaccagcctggccaagatggtgaaaccctgtctctactaaaagtacaaaaatcagccaggcacggtggcaggcgtctgtaatcccagctactgacgcctacaggctgaggcaggagaattgcttgaaccctggaggccgaggttgcagtgagctgagatcgtgccactgtactccagcctgggcaacagagcaagactccacctcaaaaaaaacccaaccaaccaaccaaccaaccaaaaacactaaacttggccgggcgcagtggctcacacctgtaatcctagcactttgggaggccaaggcatcaggcgggtggttcacctgaggtcgggagtttgagaccagcctaacatggagaaaccccatctctactaaaaatacaaaattagccgggcatggtggcgcatgcctgtaatcccagctactcgggaggctgaggcaggggaatcacttgaacccggcaggctgaggttgcggtgagccgagatcatgacattgcactccagtctgggcaacaagagtgaaactccatctcaaaacaaacaaaaacactaaacTTATCTTTTTAgggttaaatttaaataaaagtgcATACaacgggccaggcgcagtggctcaggcagtaacctcagcactttgggaggccagggtggatggatcgtttgagcccaagagtttcagcccagcctgggcaacatagtgagatcccatctttactaaaaataaaaataaaaattaatctggTGTgctagtgtgcacctgtagtcccagctactagggaggctggggcaggaggatcaactgagcctggcaggtcaagccttcagtgagccgtgatcataccactgcactacagcccaggtgacagagaccctgtctcaaaaataaataaataaataaataaaagtgcatGTGATGGCACAATTACCTGCCAAGGTAAGCTCAAGAGTTTTAGAAACACCCAAATAAAGCTCCAATAATGTGTGCTGGGAGTAAATGCACGGGGGCAGAATGGTTATGACTAGAATCTCCCCAAGGGCAGGACCTATGTATTGTTCCCTACCTTGTCCTTGGAGCCTAGGACAGTGCCTAATACAAATAGTAGGCACTCAAAGACATTTGAGAGTAAATGAATGAAGACTGCTTAAACCTAATCAAGTACCTTACATTCTCTTAAGATCTTAAAGGAGGGTGGCCATAACTCTCTCTCTTGAAATGGCTGTAACCATCCTCTCTTCTCATGAGGGATTTCTGAAACACATTCCTCATCCCTCTGCTTAGCAACCTTCTGGGCTTTTCACCTGCAGGATGGGAACCCTTTCAGACAAGGTCACTCTCTTCCTATCAGTCTCCCTCACTTATTCCGTCTTCTGGCCACATCTCACTACCTGAACTTTTCCCATCTTGGTGCCTTTGCCTGTGTTTTTCCCTCTGCCTGGCCTATCCCTTGAACTGGGTATTTCCACGTTGGGGAAGCCTTACCCACCTCTCCAGGCTGTTACCTGTTCTGATACCATTCTGGGCTTGCTTTTCTTGAAGCCCTTGGTACATGACATTGAAACGATTGGTTTCCTTGTCTCCATCACCACACCATGCAGCCCTGAGGAGCAGGGACTGTGTACGCATTATCTGTGTCTCTGGGAGGCCTGCCAGTGTGCCTGGCAGTCAACAAATGTTTACGGAGGGAAAGCCAATTCCAAGTCAAAGGGTGGCGTGTGCTGGGAAAAGCTCTACTGGGTGCTTTTCACTGTAAATGATTACCACTGTGGACAACTCAGTCTTGATCTTGAATAGGCTCTGGAGATCATCAGGGGTTGTCAAGGCCTGAACGTGGTGGGCTGTGATCTTGTCGAAGTTTCACCACCGTATGATCTTTCTGGTGAGTAAGCAAAGAGACTGTGATCCATGGGCAGCCGGTAGCTTAAATTACACAAAGCTAGTTAATAAGTAGaaaatggggccaggcgtggtggcccaagcctgtaatcccagcactttgggaggccgaggtgggcagatcacctgaggtcaggagttcaagaccaatttggccaacatggcgaaaccccatctctctaaagatataaaaattagccaggtgtggtggcacacacctgtaatcccaggtactcaggaggctaaggcaggagaatcgcttagaacctaggaggcggaggttgcagtgagctgagattgcgccactgcactccagcctgggtgacagagcgagactccatctcaaaaaaaaaaaaaggatgagtcccTTATATGACTTGGGGAAGCAGCTGAGCATGTCCAATGGTGAAGAAAACACACCTATTACTGCACACCTTACAAACATGAGCTCATTAACCCTAACAAAACCCCTAGGAGGTAGGTAAGTATCATTAGCTTGCCCACCAAtcagcagaagagaaagaaaccagCCTGCAGTCTAGTGACAGGGTGGCCCAATCCCCGTCTCCTTTGATGTTTCATTGCAAAGTGAATTCTAAagcataaataatatatgttaatatttatcaaatagGAACTTAGCTGGTTAAGATCTTCAAAGCAGATGCCATCCCAATAATTTTAATGTAGACAAGCTTATGGAATTAGGCCTATCAACCTCAGAGGGTAGATAATACAGTACACATCATTATTATAGGTTCTCCTTTGAGAAAAATCTGTTCTCAGAGTaaacaaagaactttctgaattttaaaatatgattcccAAATGATGCTTGATGGAGGCAGAGAGCCTGGGCAAGCGTGTTCACAGCTGGCGGGCACCCTAGAGGGGTGCACAAGACAGGGCTCTGGAAAAGGAGGCACAAGGGGAAGAAAGCTGAGGAGTCCCAAGGCTTGGCTCAGGGGGTGGTCTGCAGGGTATTCATGTGAGGTTTTACTTTTTCGTagggaacacagccctgctggcGGCTAACCTGCTGTTTGAGATGCTGTGTGCTCTCCCCAAAGTGACAACCGTCTGAGTCTTGTGCTCTTCAAGACAAAACAGATTGCGTCGCTGACAAGTTCTCAAGAAGAACTTATGAGTAAGCAGTCTGAGAACTAAAGAGTTTATGCCAAGAAAACTTTCTGCTGAAAGTGTCATTGCTGGCTGTGAAGTCGGGATAGTCAGTAGAATTCTCACCCAAACAGCAACATTTCTAAGGAACTTGGattaattgggaaaaaaaaaaaaaaaaaaaggagtacttgtactgctttgattttttttcgtTTGATGAAAGATGGAGGATAAAGGGGAAGTGAGGAGAATTTCTTTCAAGATTATCTAAACATTAGAAACATGACATTTAAAAAAGCTATGAAATAATACTGTATAAGAATTCCATATTTCTATATCctccttttaaacattttttttttttttttgagatagagttttgcttgtcacccaggctggagtgcaatggcatgatctcggttcattgcaacctccgcctcccgagttcaagtgattctcctgcctcagcctcctgagtacctgggattacaggtgcctgccaccacgcctggctaatttttatatttttagtagagacagggtttcatcacattggccaggctggtcttgaactcctgacctaaggtgatctgcccgcctcagcctccttaaagtgctgggattacaggcatgagccaccgcgcccagccgctttttaaaattttgatgatcTGCTTCCTAGAGTATTGAGtatcttcctttaaaatacaGCTCCTCCtcggacgctgcagtgagctgagatcacaccactgcactccagcctgggtgccagagcaagactccatctcaaaaaaaaaaaaaaaaaatacagcttctCCTATGAGGTGCTTAGGGCTGCATCTTGGTTTTAGGACCACTGTGAACGTaagtaaaaagtataaaataacacGGAGAGCCTAATGAAGAAACTTCTTGCTCAGAGGCCTAGAAGGGTACACAAAATGTCTtctaaactagaaaacctaaggccggacacggtggctcatgcctgtaatcccagcactttgaggggccgaggtgggcagatcacttgaggtcaggagttcgagaccagcctggccaacatggtgaaaacccatctctactgaaaatacagaaattagctgggcgtggtggtgcgtgcctatagtcccagctactcaggaagctgaggcaggggcattgcttgaacccaggaggtggaggttgcagtgagctgaggtcatgccactacactccagcctgggtgacagagtgagactccgtctccaaaaaaaaaaaaaacaaaaaaacaaaaaaaaaaaccaggccggacccagtggctcacgcctgtaatcccaggcctaGGCGggagtatcacctgaggtcaggagttcaagaccagcctggccaacatggtgaaaccccgtctctactaaaaaacaaaacaaaacaaaacaaaacaaaaaaaccccagaaaacaaaacaaaactggaaaacgtcagctgggctttttttttttttttctgagatggagtctcgctctgtcccccaggctggagtgcagtggcccgatcttagctcactgcaatctccgcctcctgggttcaagcaattctgctgcctcagcctcctgagtagctagaattacagtcatgcgtcaccacgcccggctaatttttgtatttttagtagagacggggtttcaccatgttggccaggctggcagcTGGGCTCTTAATGTTACTTACTGTAACTCACTTCCTGTAAGACTCAATCTACTCTTCAAGTTGATGTACCCTCTATGACTGTAATTCCTGAAATCTGCAGTTATGCTGTGGTGATCTTAAGCGTGTGTTGAGTGCCATGCAAATTCAATTCTGTTGATAATGTGTCCATAATCAAATCATCATCTTGCAATGCAAGGGCTACCCCATAATTATCAGacattaaaatagtttatttctttttccattctgtaATCTTAAAATAACATCAGCTTCAGTGCCTGTTCACAatacaaaaaaagtcaaaaaacaaaaacaacacccaaaacataaaaaagaaacaatttgccAAATAAGTTATTTGTTCCTAAGAGTATCAAAAGTGCAAAATATTCACCTTCTTTTCAGATCTCTCCCAAGCATAATCATCCTCCTTGACAAACTGAACAGACAGATTCAGCAGCTGCCACACTGCACTTGTTTTTAGGGGACAATGTCAGACAGGTGGATGTGAACTACAGTTCATCTGTAAAGATGTTTGGCATCAGCTTTTAAAGAATTCTAGTTAACAAAACAGGTCTGGGTATGTGCTTCCAATCTCTATTCCCAAACAAAGGAAATCACTAAAAAAACAGTCAGATCACACTTCtttttataacagaaaaatatttatgtaatgatGGCAGCTGCAAATTGATTGGgatgttaataaataaaaaggaacaagtatCAACAAGCTGCAAATGAGGAAGAAACCAACCTACCTGAAAACTACAACCAAATTCTCATGGCTAATAAGTGATGGCAGTGAGACCATGGCCCCTAATGGAAGTTAGGGCAGCCTCACCCACTGAAATGTTGTTTAGTTGGAGCTGATAGCCTCAGTGTTAGATAAAAATTGTGCAACTAACACCTGagcaacaaattttttttttttttggaaattggcATGTATTCTGCAAAGACTTGTTTTAGGCCAGTTTTACCCCATCTGCTAAACGCAATGCATAGTCTGTATCAACCagaagaacccatctctaaaaacatcaaTGTTGATAGTCAAAGACCACTGTGTTAGAACCAAAATCGGGTCTTGTATGATTACATACATCAGACAGAGCAATGGTGGCACAGGCTGAGCATGACAATGGCTCATATGTTTGACACAAAAGTAAACAAATTCATGGATGCATTCAGGAGGAATGCCTTGCATGGACAAGGGTAaagttcaatttaaaataaaagctccCTAATATTCTCATAGGGCACCAGCTCTAAACCGGTCTGTAGAAGAGCTTTTGGGCCGAAACATCTGCCAGGAACATTGCCAATCCCATCACTACTTTCATTTCCTAGTGCAAATGGAAGGTGCAGCTGTTTGAAGGtgctttttaaaagatcaaaagaTGACTTGAagagataaaaatgtttaaaaatgaacaaatctggcatggtggctcatactgataatcccagcactttgggaggccaaggtggaaggactgcttgaggccaggagtttgggaccagcctgggcaacatagcaagacctcgtctccattaaaaaaaatataaataaatacacttggagagtttttggttttcagaaattAAAGTCAGGAATTTCATtagtacagaaattaaaaataaaaacctactaCCAAACCAAAAGACCACTCATATAAGCAATCTGgccataaaatacctagaaagtAATATTGAGGACTGATGTATCAAGGAGCCAAATGAATTCCTTGACCATTTCTAGTTGGACCAGGTGCCATGAGATACAGCATTCAGAGGAAGTGTCCATTTTTAGAGGATCATATGGAAGAATGAAGCCTGgcagtgatttattttttaataaagctaCAGACTCCATGAAAACTACAGGAATTCCTGGccttaaataatttattacttaCCAATGTAGCTCAAGATTTAAATTATTCAGGATCCAAGTGGCTTAGTTTAAAGCATTAAGATTAAAGAAATACTaacttagctgggagtggtggctcacgcctgtaatcccagcagcactttgggaggctgaggcaggcagatcacctgaggtcaggagttcgtgaccagcctgatcaacatggagaaatcccgtctctactaaaaatacaaaattagccgggctaattacatggtggcacatgcctgtaatcctagctactcaggaggctgaggcaggagaatcacttgaacctgggatgtggaggttgcggtgaaccgagatcgcaccatttcactccagcctgggcaacaagagtgaaactctgtctcaacaactaaaaaaaaaaaaataataaaaaaaaagaaatacttagtAAATGTCCCATCACTGATTTTCACCCTTCACAAAGCCACCAAAGGCACCTTGCTTTGACATTTGAACGGACCACTCTTTGAAGCTGTCCAAACTCAAACTCAGAACCACTGGTCATTCTGCcctgaaaaataaaaggcatgctCTCTAACTGGCTGGTATGAGCCAGCCTGGGGTCCACTATATCTGGAGCTCAGCACGCTCAGGTGCTGATGGCCAGTCTGACCCCAATACTGGTGAAGCAGCTCTAAGTTAAGAGTGAAAACAATGAAGATGAGACATCAAAATACAGCCCAGAAGTGGAAAGTAAGCCTTTTGCAAAATGGGAGTCTAGaacaaatcttggctcacttcctGCAAAAGATGACTTGAAGAGACAGCACTTTTAGGGTAACAGTGTTCAAAATACAATTGTTGAGAAATTTTAAGTTCCTTGATACAAAGACATGTTTGGTATTTTACTAAAGAGACACTATTGAAGAGATTCCTTAAGCCTGACTCATAGCAGGTGAGAATAATTTCTCTTCAGTTTAACATCTACTGGCTTTATAGCAGCTTATCTCTACGTTCAGAGAACAAGATTACAAGTTATGGCTCCTAATATCCATACCCTAAAATCGATAAGAGGCAGAAAGGCATCTGAAGACATACATGTCAACGGCTCAAAGTCATCACAGTACTTCTCGCTGTGCAGACCCCTCCCCTGGCTACCAGCAGCGCTGGGGCGGCGGATGGGATGCTCACAGCGTGTCTCAAGGCTGCATCGCTTCAGCCACTGCTCAgcctccctttccttttcttgagAACTCACATGCAGAACTCCCGTTTATTCCTTTTCAAACTGTGGCCAACAAACTGTTGTTGGGGGATACCCCCAAAATATACGTTTAGCCACTTACTCCCAGAACAACCAGTAAACGTGAGATTGCTTGGAAAGGGGCCTTTTTCCAGATGCGGGGCTAGAAGCTGCCGTGGGTTGTTCAGGGTTAGGAGCATGCGCCATGGCAGTAGCACAGCAGGGCCGGGATTGGGGAAGGGGGCCAATGACCCAGCCTGCACGACAGGCTCATGAGGGTCCGCCAGATGCCGCTTGCAGGGTGGAGCCCTGTGCTTCTCCAAGACACAGGACAGGAGGGTGGGTGAGCATGGGACAGGGACAAGAAAGGAAGAGGGGATGAGCAGTCTATTTTCAATGGTGTGGCATTCagtggggaaaaataaaacccaGAGGAAAAGATTTTCATCTAGGGGATTCAAACTGGTGGTGTTTTTCATTTCTAGGTTAGAACAGGACAAAGGAAAGATTCTTCTAGCCATGGTTCTAGAAGAGCAATCTAAAATCTATACTCTGTTCATTGTGGTAGTTTGAGTCCTGAAAATACCTGTTCACAGGGGCATGTTAAAAAGTCTGAAGAGTTCAAATCTCTTTGGAAAATCCTCTCAgtctagttcaggccatgatgggataTAAAACCTCTGTAAGGAGCCCTCCAGCAGGCGTTCCATCCATAAAGAGAGCTTGCTCAACTTTCCTTTGATGGGCCTGGATCCAAGGCCACAGGAAGGTTTCCCTCGAGATTCACCCAGGTAGAGGAAAGAGTCAACATCACTGCACGACCCTATGGCTTCCTCCTCTTCGACTGTCTTTTGGGGCTTGAAGAGGCAGAAGTATTTCTTGTGGCCATTCAGAGCCAGTACATAACCAGTGTAGTCACGCTCCATGAAATGCTTATCATATTGGTTTGGGATTGGAGCTGCATCTTGAGCAAATTCTAATAAGTATTCTAGCCATTCTCTGTGTTTATCTAGACTCAGGAAGGAGAAGTGTAGGCAGCTGCTCCTGTAGGAAGAAGAGAATTGAGGACTCAGGGCATTTCCTGACACATTTAATTGCTGAGAAAATAAATACCCCAGTGAGCCTTAAAATAATAGGAAAACGCTTTGTGTTGGATGGGGCctgaacacagagaaaaagaaggccTTCTGTGGGAGCCAGTGCCTCTCCAGCAGCCGCGACACTTCAATCACCCATTCCCCCATCGCTTGCTTGGTGGAACTTAACATTGCTCTTCTGGAAAATACACAAGGGCTAGAGAACAGTAACTGAAAGGGCTCAGGGAATAACACTGAGTTCAAGCTTTTCTGTTCAGAACCAACAAAACACGAAGTGAAGTGGGAAAAGAGGTCCCTGTCGCAATGGCTCAGATGTCTGGATTGGAAAGGTCACAGCCAGCATCTTGCTACATGGATAAAGCCCCGCAAGACCAAAGAGAAAAGCGTGCAATTTCAGTgtgcctgcctctctctctctcacacacatacatacaagcacacacacacacgcttacCCAGTAAATGTGTAGACCTCCAAAGCAAATTTCTGTAGTAGGCTGGTCTTGGTAGAATTCGACAGGATGAGGACCACATTCATGTGGCCTGGCCTCAGACGTACCAAGTTACTGGTGTATGTTACATCTGTGAGTTCAGTTACCTCCACAAAGCCTTTTTTAGGAATCTTGCTGTGGAGAAATATTGAGGAGTTAAGATGCTGTCAGGATAGGGGAAAGCCATTACTTTGAAAAGAAACAGCTGAAAGAAAATGCTATGTTCTAACCAGACTAGGTATGTTATTCACGATTCTTGAGTCTAACACATTGGTAGGATGGGGATGGCCTGACTTGGTAACCCCTGACCTACAAACAGCCTTTCtgtgctgcttttctttttctttttgagatagggtcttgctctgttgtccaggcttgagtgcagcgacatgatcatggctcactgcagcctcgacctcctgggctcaagtgatcctcctacctcagcctcccaagtagctgggactacaggtgcctgccaccacatgcagctaattttataaattttttgtagagacagggtcttgccatgttgcctaagctagtctcaaaccctgggctcaagcaatcctcccacctaggcctcctaaaagtcttgggattacaggcatgagccactgtgcccagcttgatGCTGCTTTTCAGGTGCAGAAGTTGCTCTAGGACAGAATGAAGAAGACAACTATCATTCAGTCTATGTTCTTTGTCTCGGAGACCCTGGCCTCTTgctgctgggtgtgtgtgtgcacaagacTGGTCACGTTCATTGACACTTACAGGGATAAACCACGTCCTGCTTCTGGCTCACCTAACACTTGCCTGATAGGcttctttccttctgccttcatTATGAAATCTAAGGCATCTAAACACCTAGAGGGTCTTAGTAAACACAAGTCACAGTGACTTTTCCCTGTAGCCACAGTTTACATGGGAGGAGGTGCATGAGAGTTCTTCTCTACACTCTATGTTCCAATGCTGCGTTATCAGATGACAGGATCTGGGGGGCAGGTGCCGGGGAGGTGACTCTGATGTTTTGTTAGAGAAACCTGCTGTTTTCTTTGGTGAAGCTTGGCTCAGTCTTCCCAGTCTTCTCTTGGGCTTCCTCTTTATCTGGAGGGCTTGACTCTCGCTCATCATTAGAGTCGCTAAAGTAAGAAAAAAGGAGTTTTACAAAAAAAGTGTCAACACCAACCATGGTGGTGCACCGAGAAGCCACAGGACATTTACCTGAAAGCCTGAACGATGACAGTGCCGAAGAGGATGAAGAGGGCAGAGAAGATCAGGGACAGCAGGGGCATCATTTCCCGCCTAAAACCAAATTAACAAACTATTAGCTCAAGTTAAAATTTCTTCTCTCCagctaaaaaaagataaaataaaaatcccaaaCCAAAAACTCTTCACACCAATAAACGCTTACTAATTTCAGGCAAACAGAGCTTTTCTTGgcgggtggaggtggtggaggggaAGGTAGAGATTGTTCAGTGTTCTAATTCACAGACAGCTTACTCTAAAAGTTTGATTTTTGTATCTCAGTATAATAGGCTATGCTCAATAAGTTCTGCATGAGTAAACAATAAAAGGGATAATAAAGGACTTAaggtgtaaacatggaagaattTTCTGACATTGTGGAATTATTTCCTcaactttactgatttttttctggccagaaaaattCAGATGTAGCTCAGAGGGGTGGAGTAGGGAGATAAAATTGATCTTTCAAGATTTCATCTAGGACTGGTgttctgaaattttatgtacCTACCAACACCCATCAAAGGCTGTCATTTGTCAGGTGCTGTGTTGGGTGCCAGGAATCACAAACATGAATGAGATGTGGTTCTGTCCTTCAGGGGCTCATGGTCTCATCAGTAGGTGGGAGTGGGTATGCCTCTTGAGGTTAATTCACTCATTCCTTTTACATCTATACACTGGACTCCACGTgtgtcaggccctgtgctgggcaccAGAGGTTCCCTGATGAAGAGACAGTCCCAGGCTCTGCTGCCCAGAATGGCAGCCATGGGTGATCCTTTCCTAGCCAGTGGGAAAGGGTCAGTAAGCCAATATAAAAAAAGggaagtggccgggcacggtggcacacgcctgtaatcccagcactttgggaagctgaggtgggtggatcacctgaggtcaggagttcgagaccagccttaccaacatggttaAACACTGTCTCtagtaaacatacaaaaattagctgggcatggtggtgggtgcctgtaatctcagcttctcgggaggctgagacaggagaatcgcttgaacctgggaggcagaggttgcagcgagctgagatcatgccattgcactccagcctcagtgacagagtgagactctgtctcaaaaaaaaataaaaaataaaaaatgtccaggagcagtggttcacgcctgtaatcccagcactttgggaggccgaggcgggcggatcacctgaggtcaggagtttgagaccagcctgaccaacatggtgaaaccctatctctactaaaaatacaaaaattagccgggcatggtgacaggtgcctgtaatcccagctactcactcaggaggctgaggcaggagaattgcttgaacccgggaggtggaggttgcagtgagccccagattgagcctgggggacaagagcaagacttcgtctcaaaaaaaaaaaaaaaagtaaaaaataaaaaaagggaagttactgaaagaaagaaaaaggggaataGAAAATGTGTAAACGTTCTTCCACTTGCCCCATCAAGTGTACCCTGAAATTTAATAATGATGAactcttttcaaaagaaaaacagtgatATCAGTattaacagagaaaaagaaattcagccTGGCAATATCCCTACCAGTTGTTGTGAAAAATGCTATCCCAGCAGTCTGAGATGTAGTCAGAAGCAGAGTAGAACCATCGAAGGAGAAAAACCTATGTAGAGAGAAAATGGATGATGGTCAGGACTAAACCTGGAAGGGAGAGTCCCTCTACCCTGCAACACAGTGCTGCTGCTGGACCTCTGCTCTGAGCAGAAATCCGCCACCAGCACTGTGTACTCAC is a window encoding:
- the DNAJC16 gene encoding dnaJ homolog subfamily C member 16 isoform X2; its protein translation is MTRRYNINIYAPTLLVFKEHINKPADVIQARGMKKQIIDDFITHNKYLLAARLTSQRLFHELCPVKRSHRQRKYCVVLLTAETTKLSKPFEAFLSFALANTQDTVRFVHVYSNRQQEFADTLLPDSEAFQGKSAVSILERRNTAGRVVYKTLEDPWTGSESDKFVLLGYLDQLRKDPALLSSEAVLPDLTDELAPVFLLRWFYSASDYISDCWDSIFHNNWREMMPLLSLIFSALFILFGTVIVQAFSDSNDERESSPPDKEEAQEKTGKTEPSFTKENSSKIPKKGFVEVTELTDVTYTSNLVRLRPGHMNVVLILSNSTKTSLLQKFALEVYTFTGSSCLHFSFLSLDKHREWLEYLLEFAQDAAPIPNQYDKHFMERDYTGYVLALNGHKKYFCLFKPQKTVEEEEAIGSCSDVDSFLYLGESRGKPSCGLGSRPIKGKLSKLSLWMERLLEGSLQRFYIPSWPELD